From the genome of Fragaria vesca subsp. vesca unplaced genomic scaffold, FraVesHawaii_1.0 scf0512956, whole genome shotgun sequence, one region includes:
- the LOC101311148 gene encoding F-box/FBD/LRR-repeat protein At1g13570-like, with amino-acid sequence MEIKQTENEYERELELDKLSNLPSDVTEKILSYLPTREAVRTSFLSRNWRHKWVTVPRLMFDDKTANRNSFQIQRVIDHVLLLHKGPVDSFKLSTVIYLTNNEFDRWIWYLSRFAIKEFILERRYPSDNYNVSSHLYSYKDLTHLELSNCSLNPPLTFKGFATLKNLNIQNVSVAKDVLEKIIVGCPLLERMILCDLESVDILNVDAPNLQFLKVVGVFKEVKLQNVPNLVHVSIGQKRIDYKEVSRRNSSKLLQYFLSLPRIERLTIEGCLLEQCVVNSFSLHTELPEPYPCLNFLSISMRLNSLDDILVAMYLLRSSPAIQVLEIEVRQESNAEEQATNWLNNNRLWEFTQLRRLKVTGFSGVTGEVDFLDYLFSRFPALQEIEISFRDYTNMGKGLDAAAGGDYSNRNWSLNQLRIMKVTNVRYEASFIRFLLSSSPMLNTMTLQPVSAGISWELLELLVKEFKRYSHAELKLLKPLSSESYNNDFYSDDVRCMCTSVPAVASGWDI; translated from the exons atggaaataaaacaaaccGAGAACGAGTATGAAAGGGAGTTGGAGCTGGACAAATTAAGCAACTTACCAAGTGATGTTACAGAAAAAATCCTATCATATTTGCCAACTAGAGAAGCAGTAAGGACCAGTTTTTTATCAAGAAATTGGAGGCACAAATGGGTTACTGTTCCGCGTCTTAtgtttgatgataaaacagCCAACCGCAACAGTTTTCAAATACAAAGAGTTATCGATCATGTTCTTTTACTTCACAAAGGCCCTGTAGACTCTTTCAAGTTGTCCACAGTGATATATCTAACCAATAATGAGTTTGATAGATGGATTTGGTATCTATCAAGATTCGCTATCAAAGAGTTCATACTGGAAAGAAGATATCCATCCGACAATTACAATGTCTCTTCCCATCTGTATTCTTACAAAGATCTGACTCACTTGGAGTTAAGCAATTGTTCTCTGAATCCCCCTTTGACATTCAAAGGCTTTGCGACGTTGAAGAACCTCAACATTCAAAATGTCAGTGTGGCAAAAGATGTGTTGGAAAAAATTATTGTTGGTTGTCCACTGCTTGAGAGAATGATTCTATGCGACTTAGAGAGTGTCGACATTCTCAATGTTGATGCACCAAATCTCCAATTCCTTAAAGTTGTTGGTGTTTTTAAAGAAGTTAAGCTTCAGAATGTCCCAAATCTAGTTCATGTTTCAATCGGCCAAAAAAGAATCGACTACAAAGAGGTTTCTAGAAGAAATTCTAGCAAATTGCTCCAGTATTTTCTTAGCCTGCCTCGTATCGAAAGGCTCACTATTGAAGGTTGCCTTTTAGAG CAGTGTGTTGTTAATTCCTTTTCCTTGCATACGGAGCTGCCTGAACCGTATCCATGTCtgaattttctttctataAGCATGCGCTTGAATAGTTTGGACGACATTTTAGTTGCTATGTATCTTCTGAGAAGCTCACCTGCTATACAAGTGCTAGAAATCGAG GTCCGCCAAGAGTCTAATGCTGAAGAACAAGCAACCAATTGGTTAAATAACAATCGGCTTTGGGAATTCACTCAACTGCGACGTCTGAAAGTAACCGGCTTCTCTGGTGTTACCGGAGAAGTAGACTTCCTTGACTATCTATTTTCACGCTTCCCTGCTCTTCAAGAAATAGAAATTTCG tttagaGACTACACAAATATGGGGAAGGGATTAGATGCTGCGGCTGGGGGAGATTATAGCAATCGAAATTGGTCGCTCAACCAGCTGAGAATCATGAAAGTAACCAATGTGAGATATGAAGCAAGTTTCATCAGATTTCTCCTTTCAAGTTCACCTATGCTAAACACGATGACTCTTCAGCCTGTTTCTGCCGGAATTTCTTGGGAACTACTTGAGTTATTGGTGAAGGAGTTCAAGCGCTATTCGCATGCTGAGTTAAAACTCTTGAAACCATTATCGAGCGAGTCCTATAATAATGACTTCTATTCTGATGACGTCCGGTGCATGTGCACCAGCGTCCCCGCGGTAGCTTCAGGCTGGGACATATGA